A single region of the Thermococcus zilligii AN1 genome encodes:
- a CDS encoding phosphoglycolate phosphatase has translation MGIKAISLDIDGTITYRDRTLSVEALEAIRLAERLGIPVMLVTGNSVPFAEAASVLIGTSGPVIAEDGGALSLKGGGTRRRVFLTDMDEEWILWSELKRRYPGAELSYSMPERKAGLVITRGVPVEAVREIIGELGLDLIAVDSGFAIHIKKPWINKGTGIEKACEFLGISPKEVAHVGDGENDLDAFRVVGYRVAIAQAPESLKEKADYITKKPYGDGGAEAILHILRKFGYLGEGDNQEGEDVEE, from the coding sequence ATGGGGATAAAGGCTATCTCGCTCGACATAGACGGCACGATAACTTACAGGGATAGAACCCTGAGCGTAGAAGCCCTCGAGGCCATAAGGCTCGCCGAAAGGCTCGGCATTCCGGTCATGCTCGTCACGGGCAATTCCGTCCCCTTTGCGGAGGCTGCTTCCGTGTTAATCGGCACGAGCGGGCCGGTTATAGCTGAAGATGGCGGCGCGCTCTCCCTCAAGGGTGGAGGGACAAGGAGAAGGGTTTTTCTCACCGACATGGACGAGGAGTGGATACTCTGGAGCGAGCTCAAAAGGCGCTATCCCGGGGCGGAGCTGAGCTATTCGATGCCGGAGAGGAAGGCCGGCCTCGTGATAACCCGGGGAGTCCCCGTGGAGGCGGTGAGGGAGATTATAGGGGAGCTCGGGCTGGATTTAATCGCGGTGGATTCCGGCTTTGCGATACACATCAAGAAGCCCTGGATAAACAAGGGCACCGGCATAGAGAAGGCCTGCGAGTTTTTGGGGATAAGCCCGAAGGAGGTTGCCCACGTTGGGGATGGGGAGAACGACCTCGATGCCTTCCGCGTCGTTGGCTACCGCGTTGCCATAGCCCAGGCCCCCGAAAGTTTGAAGGAGAAGGCCGACTACATAACGAAAAAGCCCTACGGCGACGGCGGTGCCGAGGCAATACTGCACATCCTGAGGAAGTTCGGCTACCTCGGTGAGGGTGACAACCAGGAGGGTGAAGATGTTGAGGAGTAA
- a CDS encoding M20 metallopeptidase family protein, whose translation MDFNPLSEAKRIEKEIIAWRRDFHMHPELGYEEERTSKVVEEHLRGWGYSIRRVGTGIIADIGEGEKTVALRADMDALPVQEESDVPYKSKIPGKMHACGHDAHTAMLLGAAKIIAEHREELNGRVRLIFQPAEEGGNGAVKMIEGGALEGVNAIFGFHVWMELPGGVIGIRDGPFLAGAGIFGGKIIGKGGHGASPHETVDPIPIMAEAIMAFQTIVSRNVPPIETGVVSVTSVHGGKAFNVIPGEVEFKGTFRFFKPEIGGLIQRRMREVLEGVTKAHGAKYELSIEELTPPTINSREMVDFARKVAEKYGLKYGDVPPTMGAEDFAFYLQKVPGAFLALGIRNEEKGIIYPHHHPKFDVDEEVLHLGTAMEVALAFKFLRG comes from the coding sequence ATGGACTTCAACCCGCTCTCTGAGGCTAAGAGGATTGAAAAGGAGATTATAGCCTGGCGCAGGGACTTCCACATGCACCCGGAGCTGGGCTATGAAGAAGAGAGAACCTCGAAAGTTGTTGAAGAACACCTGCGCGGGTGGGGTTACTCAATCAGGCGCGTCGGAACAGGGATTATAGCAGACATTGGGGAGGGTGAGAAGACGGTGGCCCTCCGCGCCGACATGGACGCCCTGCCAGTCCAGGAGGAGAGCGACGTCCCCTACAAATCGAAAATCCCCGGCAAAATGCACGCCTGCGGCCACGATGCCCACACCGCGATGCTTTTGGGGGCGGCAAAGATAATCGCCGAGCATAGAGAAGAACTCAACGGCAGGGTAAGGCTGATCTTCCAGCCCGCTGAAGAAGGGGGCAATGGGGCCGTTAAGATGATCGAGGGGGGAGCTTTGGAGGGGGTCAACGCCATCTTCGGCTTCCACGTCTGGATGGAACTGCCGGGCGGGGTGATAGGGATAAGGGACGGCCCCTTCTTGGCAGGGGCGGGGATATTCGGCGGAAAGATAATCGGAAAGGGCGGCCACGGCGCTTCTCCCCACGAGACGGTTGACCCAATCCCAATAATGGCGGAGGCTATCATGGCCTTCCAGACCATCGTGAGCAGGAACGTCCCGCCTATAGAGACGGGAGTCGTCAGCGTCACGAGCGTGCACGGGGGAAAGGCTTTCAACGTCATCCCGGGGGAGGTCGAGTTCAAGGGCACCTTCCGCTTCTTCAAGCCCGAAATCGGCGGGCTGATTCAAAGAAGGATGCGCGAGGTTCTGGAAGGCGTGACAAAGGCCCATGGGGCTAAATATGAGCTCAGCATAGAGGAGCTAACTCCGCCGACGATAAACTCCAGGGAAATGGTCGATTTCGCGAGGAAAGTGGCGGAGAAGTACGGCCTCAAATACGGCGACGTCCCCCCGACCATGGGCGCTGAGGACTTCGCCTTCTACCTCCAGAAGGTTCCAGGAGCTTTCCTTGCCCTGGGAATCAGGAACGAGGAGAAGGGGATAATCTACCCGCACCACCATCCGAAGTTCGACGTCGATGAGGAGGTTCTCCACCTCGGCACGGCGATGGAAGTTGCCCTGGCCTTCAAGTTTTTGAGAGGATAG
- a CDS encoding DUF2095 family protein, producing MAEEKKKKRPVEDFAWQEYDREEFERNFPALAKELEEGAELQIKAYRTSEEEALEEEEPELQDFSGYNPTVIDFLRRCETDEEALEIINWMEKRGEITPEMAKDLRITLAKKGVRAFGPKKEWGWYERHGRH from the coding sequence ATGGCGGAGGAAAAGAAAAAGAAGCGGCCTGTAGAAGACTTCGCCTGGCAGGAGTACGACAGAGAGGAGTTCGAAAGAAACTTCCCGGCGCTGGCGAAGGAGCTTGAAGAGGGTGCAGAACTGCAAATAAAAGCATACCGCACCTCGGAGGAAGAGGCCCTTGAAGAGGAAGAACCTGAACTTCAGGATTTTTCAGGCTATAACCCAACGGTTATAGACTTTCTCCGGCGCTGCGAGACCGACGAGGAGGCCCTGGAGATAATCAACTGGATGGAGAAAAGGGGGGAGATAACGCCTGAGATGGCAAAAGACCTCAGGATCACGCTGGCGAAGAAGGGGGTCAGGGCTTTTGGCCCCAAAAAGGAATGGGGCTGGTACGAGAGGCACGGGAGGCACTGA
- a CDS encoding GIY-YIG nuclease family protein: MKGSYLLVIRLDGDRKIKTKAREFPLKKGYYVYVGSAMNSLEKRVRRHFSKEKRPHWHIDYLLMEAELLRAYLIPSGERLEEKLSLEVAKHGEPVGGFGAGDVKVSANLYRFEGEPDGVLVGILGELGLGWKSVKSEEEIREFGERK, translated from the coding sequence ATGAAGGGTTCCTACCTCCTCGTGATACGGCTTGATGGTGACAGGAAAATAAAAACGAAGGCCAGGGAGTTCCCCCTGAAGAAAGGCTACTACGTATACGTTGGTTCGGCCATGAACTCCCTCGAAAAGAGGGTCAGGCGGCACTTCTCAAAGGAAAAGCGGCCCCACTGGCACATAGACTATCTCCTCATGGAGGCCGAGCTTTTGAGGGCTTATCTAATCCCGAGCGGGGAAAGGCTTGAGGAGAAGCTGTCCCTTGAAGTGGCAAAGCACGGCGAGCCGGTTGGGGGCTTCGGCGCCGGCGACGTTAAGGTTAGTGCCAACCTCTACCGGTTTGAGGGGGAACCGGACGGGGTTTTAGTGGGGATCCTGGGGGAGCTTGGCCTGGGGTGGAAAAGCGTTAAAAGTGAGGAGGAAATTAGGGAGTTCGGTGAAAGAAAATGA
- a CDS encoding geranylgeranylglyceryl/heptaprenylglyceryl phosphate synthase, with protein sequence MKLQLGKVESYIHEKLTKEKLHFVLLDPDDVPPETAGRIAEMGEEIGVDAMMIGGSTGAEGEVLDGVVKAIKESSSLPAILFPGSHGGISRYADAIFFMSLLNSRNPFFITGSQALGAFTVKRYGIEPIPMAYIIVEPGETVGWVGDAKPIPRHKPKIAAAYALAGQYLGMRLVYLEAGSGAPQPVPPEMIGLVKRVIDVPLIVGGGIRTEEQARTAVEAGADIVVTGTAIEKAGSLEKAREKLEELNRGIKG encoded by the coding sequence ATGAAGCTTCAGCTCGGGAAGGTCGAGTCCTACATCCACGAAAAACTCACGAAAGAAAAGCTCCACTTCGTTCTGCTGGATCCTGACGATGTTCCTCCCGAAACCGCCGGGAGGATAGCGGAGATGGGCGAGGAAATCGGCGTTGACGCGATGATGATAGGCGGCTCCACGGGAGCAGAGGGGGAGGTCCTTGACGGCGTCGTTAAAGCTATTAAGGAGTCCTCGTCGTTACCGGCGATACTCTTCCCCGGCTCCCACGGGGGGATAAGCAGGTACGCAGATGCCATATTCTTCATGAGCCTGCTCAACTCGCGCAACCCCTTCTTCATAACGGGCTCCCAGGCGTTGGGGGCGTTCACAGTCAAGCGCTACGGCATAGAGCCCATTCCGATGGCCTACATCATCGTCGAGCCCGGTGAAACCGTTGGCTGGGTTGGGGATGCAAAGCCAATCCCGAGGCACAAGCCGAAGATAGCGGCCGCCTATGCTTTGGCGGGCCAGTACCTTGGGATGAGGCTCGTTTACCTGGAAGCGGGGAGCGGCGCTCCCCAGCCGGTTCCGCCGGAGATGATTGGTCTGGTTAAGCGCGTTATCGATGTCCCCCTTATAGTCGGAGGGGGCATAAGAACCGAAGAACAGGCCAGAACCGCCGTTGAGGCTGGCGCCGACATAGTGGTAACGGGGACGGCAATAGAGAAGGCAGGTTCCCTTGAGAAGGCCAGGGAAAAACTCGAGGAACTGAACAGGGGAATAAAGGGATGA
- the smc gene encoding chromosome segregation protein SMC, producing MPYIEKIEMKGFKSYGNKKVVVPLSRGFTAIVGANGSGKSNIGDALLFVLGGLSAKAMRATRISDLLFAGNKSEPPAKYAEVAVYFNNGDRGFPIDEDEVVIKRRVYPDGRSAYWLNGKRATRSEILDLLSAAMISPEGYNLVLQGDITKFIKMSPLERRLLIDEISGIAEYDAKKEKALEELKQAEENLARVDLLINEVKKQLDKLEKERNDALRYLNLKEKVEKARVALLLGEIKRLEGLLKEGRENDSRLESEIEKTEEALKNLVAEIIAKERELSSVEGELEEKSGGGILEVNRKISEVKSRLEVARRNIESAQKEIEESQRRLVKAKEELKRVSDEIEKSTGAIARWGKRREKLVADIKEKETARNELLVKLGEIDRSYAIAREEFDRVAGELDEARRELYTRETEVKKFEEEIERARAKIVQATVRKKALKEAVEESRKALEAKKSELAEIEGRMERAQVRLKKAEKELEERTKALKKVEKELEGAKEELIKAEAQTEVRGNRAVEFLKSQQIPGLYGTLGELISVPDSTYAIAVEVALGGNYDNVVVEDDRVAEKAITLLKERKLGRLTFLPLNKIRPRSMSERPELGTPAMEVVQYDPKFQKAVAYALGDTLIVGDMEEARTVGIGNVRMVTLGGELLEKSGAITGGHYKPRGMFGVNVDELKKKVERLEREREALESAINALKAEIRGIENELFELRMRKSDVNKDLEVLQRDLERLLREDRGIDEEVRSAEGAIESLNAKIEEYRGEMAKLRGRIERLEKTREKLKKALENPEARELNARIREVEAEIAKLREELSGVESRLESLNSMINGELLPRKADLEEEINGLVNRINALRANIKENEEAIKKLEAELEELERVEERVKEELRGLRERRESLRNEIAELRGRKDELTNKLQEMRIQANTLKIKLAQYEAELKGRQAELGHFDGKLIKSIKPEEIPEPEKLEELKKEIERMEEEIRSLEPVNMKAIEDFEAVERRYMELSSKREQVLAEKESIEEFIAEIEGQKREVFMKTLNEIAKNFSELFAKLSPGGSARLILENTEDPFNGGLEIEAKPAGKDVKRIEAMSGGEKALTALAFVFAIQRYKPAPFYLFDEIDAHLDDANVKRVADLIKESSQSSQFIVITLRDVMMANADKIIGVSMRDGISRVVSLSLEKAVKILEEARKKSHAEHEEMFGHLPG from the coding sequence ATGCCATACATTGAGAAGATTGAAATGAAGGGCTTCAAATCCTACGGTAACAAAAAAGTTGTGGTTCCCCTCTCGAGGGGCTTTACGGCTATAGTTGGCGCGAACGGTTCTGGTAAGAGCAACATCGGCGATGCCCTTCTCTTCGTTCTCGGGGGGCTTTCTGCCAAGGCCATGAGGGCAACGAGGATCAGCGACCTCCTCTTCGCCGGCAACAAGAGTGAGCCCCCTGCAAAATACGCTGAGGTTGCCGTGTACTTCAACAACGGGGACAGGGGCTTCCCCATAGACGAGGATGAGGTAGTCATCAAGAGGCGCGTTTACCCGGACGGGAGGAGCGCCTACTGGCTCAACGGGAAGAGGGCGACGAGGAGCGAGATACTCGATCTTCTGAGCGCCGCCATGATATCCCCGGAAGGCTATAACCTCGTTTTGCAGGGGGATATAACGAAGTTCATCAAGATGTCCCCCCTCGAGAGGAGGCTCCTGATTGATGAAATCTCCGGAATAGCCGAGTACGACGCCAAGAAGGAAAAGGCCCTGGAGGAGCTTAAGCAGGCCGAGGAGAACCTGGCGAGGGTCGATCTCCTCATAAATGAAGTTAAGAAGCAGCTGGACAAGCTTGAGAAGGAACGCAACGACGCCCTTCGCTATCTCAACCTCAAGGAGAAGGTGGAAAAGGCGAGGGTGGCCCTCCTTCTCGGGGAGATAAAGCGGCTTGAGGGTCTTCTGAAAGAGGGGAGGGAGAATGATTCTCGCCTGGAGTCGGAGATTGAGAAAACTGAGGAGGCACTCAAAAATCTTGTGGCGGAGATAATAGCAAAGGAGAGGGAGCTCTCGTCTGTTGAGGGAGAACTTGAGGAGAAAAGCGGGGGCGGAATCCTTGAAGTAAACAGAAAGATCAGCGAGGTTAAGTCCAGGCTTGAGGTGGCCAGAAGAAACATCGAGAGCGCCCAGAAGGAGATAGAGGAAAGCCAGAGGAGACTTGTAAAGGCCAAGGAAGAGCTTAAGCGGGTTTCGGATGAAATAGAGAAGAGCACGGGTGCGATAGCGAGGTGGGGCAAGCGCAGGGAAAAGCTGGTGGCTGATATAAAAGAGAAGGAAACGGCCAGGAATGAGCTGTTGGTTAAACTCGGTGAGATAGACAGGAGCTACGCGATCGCCAGGGAGGAGTTCGACAGGGTCGCTGGGGAGCTCGATGAGGCCAGGAGGGAGCTCTACACGAGGGAGACTGAGGTGAAGAAGTTCGAGGAGGAGATAGAGAGGGCCAGGGCTAAAATAGTCCAGGCAACGGTCAGGAAGAAGGCCCTGAAAGAGGCAGTAGAGGAGTCCAGAAAGGCCTTGGAGGCCAAGAAGTCTGAACTTGCTGAGATAGAGGGCAGGATGGAAAGGGCACAGGTCCGTCTTAAGAAAGCGGAGAAAGAGCTTGAGGAGAGAACAAAGGCATTGAAGAAGGTTGAAAAAGAGCTGGAGGGGGCAAAGGAAGAGCTTATCAAGGCGGAGGCCCAGACTGAGGTCAGGGGGAACAGGGCAGTTGAGTTCCTCAAGTCGCAGCAGATTCCGGGCCTCTACGGAACCTTAGGGGAGCTCATAAGCGTTCCGGATTCGACTTACGCTATCGCCGTTGAAGTGGCCCTGGGCGGGAACTACGATAACGTTGTCGTTGAGGACGACCGTGTGGCTGAAAAGGCGATAACGCTCCTCAAAGAGAGAAAACTGGGAAGGCTGACCTTTCTGCCCCTCAACAAAATAAGGCCGAGATCAATGAGCGAGAGGCCAGAGCTTGGAACCCCTGCCATGGAGGTCGTTCAGTACGATCCAAAGTTCCAGAAGGCTGTGGCCTATGCCCTCGGGGACACGCTCATCGTTGGTGACATGGAGGAGGCCAGAACTGTAGGCATAGGAAACGTCAGGATGGTTACCTTAGGAGGGGAACTCCTGGAGAAAAGCGGTGCCATAACCGGTGGACATTACAAACCGAGGGGGATGTTCGGCGTTAACGTGGATGAACTGAAGAAGAAAGTGGAGAGGCTGGAACGGGAGAGGGAGGCCCTTGAATCAGCGATAAACGCCCTGAAAGCTGAAATCAGGGGCATTGAAAACGAGCTCTTTGAGCTGCGCATGAGGAAGAGCGATGTGAACAAGGATCTTGAGGTACTCCAGAGGGACCTCGAGAGGCTTCTCCGCGAGGACAGGGGAATTGACGAAGAGGTCAGGAGCGCCGAGGGGGCAATAGAGTCCCTCAACGCTAAGATAGAGGAGTACCGCGGCGAGATGGCCAAGCTCAGGGGGAGAATAGAGCGTCTTGAAAAGACCCGCGAGAAGCTGAAAAAGGCCCTTGAAAACCCAGAAGCCAGAGAACTGAACGCGAGGATCAGGGAGGTCGAAGCGGAGATAGCCAAACTCCGCGAGGAGCTCAGTGGGGTTGAGAGCAGGCTTGAAAGCCTCAACAGCATGATAAACGGGGAACTCCTGCCAAGGAAGGCCGACCTTGAGGAGGAAATAAACGGTCTGGTGAACAGGATCAACGCCCTCAGGGCAAACATAAAGGAGAACGAGGAGGCAATAAAGAAGCTTGAGGCAGAGCTGGAGGAGCTTGAAAGGGTCGAGGAGAGAGTAAAGGAGGAACTCAGGGGGCTCCGTGAGAGGCGCGAAAGCCTTAGGAACGAAATAGCAGAACTCCGCGGGAGGAAGGACGAACTTACCAATAAGCTCCAGGAGATGAGGATCCAGGCAAACACATTGAAGATAAAACTGGCCCAGTACGAGGCTGAGTTGAAGGGGAGACAGGCTGAGCTCGGGCACTTTGACGGAAAGCTCATCAAGTCAATAAAGCCCGAGGAGATACCGGAGCCTGAAAAACTTGAGGAGCTGAAGAAGGAAATCGAGAGGATGGAAGAGGAGATCCGCTCACTTGAGCCGGTTAACATGAAGGCGATAGAGGACTTCGAGGCCGTTGAGAGGCGCTACATGGAGCTGAGCAGCAAACGCGAGCAGGTTTTAGCGGAGAAGGAGAGTATAGAGGAGTTCATCGCTGAGATAGAAGGGCAGAAGCGTGAGGTCTTCATGAAAACCCTCAACGAGATAGCTAAGAACTTCTCCGAACTGTTCGCAAAGCTTTCGCCAGGAGGGAGCGCGAGGCTTATCCTTGAAAACACGGAGGATCCTTTCAATGGAGGCCTCGAGATAGAAGCAAAGCCGGCGGGAAAGGACGTCAAGAGGATCGAGGCCATGAGCGGCGGCGAGAAGGCCCTAACGGCCCTGGCCTTTGTCTTCGCTATACAGCGCTACAAGCCGGCACCGTTCTACCTCTTCGACGAGATAGACGCGCATTTAGATGATGCAAACGTCAAGCGCGTTGCAGACCTCATAAAGGAGTCCTCCCAGTCGAGCCAGTTCATAGTCATAACCCTCAGAGACGTAATGATGGCCAACGCGGACAAGATAATTGGCGTAAGCATGAGGGACGGGATAAGCAGGGTGGTGTCGCTTAGCCTCGAAAAAGCCGTGAAGATACTGGAAGAGGCGAGAAAAAAGAGCCATGCCGAGCACGAGGAGATGTTCGGTCACCTGCCGGGGTGA
- a CDS encoding HEPN domain-containing protein — MFDREEFERWLAQAEYTLKSAQNDLSAGFYSWACFKAQQAGEYAMKALLLGMGVMAYGHSIKKLLDILSQYVEVPEELFDEARLLDRHYIPPRYPDAYIEGAPYEYYGKKDAENAIASSKRILDFVRRVAGEME, encoded by the coding sequence GTGTTCGACAGGGAAGAGTTCGAGAGATGGCTGGCGCAGGCTGAGTATACACTGAAGAGCGCTCAAAACGATCTCTCCGCCGGGTTTTACTCATGGGCATGCTTCAAAGCACAGCAGGCAGGGGAATACGCTATGAAGGCCCTACTCTTAGGGATGGGGGTCATGGCTTATGGGCACTCAATAAAAAAGCTCCTTGACATTTTATCCCAGTACGTCGAAGTTCCGGAGGAACTCTTCGACGAAGCGAGGCTTCTGGACAGACACTATATTCCCCCCAGGTACCCAGACGCGTATATAGAAGGGGCGCCCTACGAGTATTACGGAAAAAAAGATGCAGAGAACGCGATAGCTTCCTCAAAAAGGATTCTTGACTTCGTGCGGAGGGTTGCTGGTGAGATGGAGTGA
- a CDS encoding nucleotidyltransferase domain-containing protein: MRWSEMPYKRDIEEYVNAIVEKLRPKLVLLHGSVAKGTFGLGSDVDIFIVAEKLPKNLNARLELLYSLDRTRAPIDVKAYTPDEVRRMLSKGHPLIMDALEDGRVLYADGEYLEEILREFREAKRRFRRFERGWIRVEG, encoded by the coding sequence GTGAGATGGAGTGAGATGCCCTACAAACGCGATATTGAAGAGTACGTGAACGCCATCGTGGAGAAGTTAAGGCCTAAACTCGTGTTGCTCCACGGGTCGGTGGCAAAGGGGACCTTTGGGCTGGGAAGTGACGTTGACATATTCATAGTGGCCGAAAAACTTCCCAAGAACCTTAACGCCCGGTTGGAGCTACTCTACTCCCTTGACAGGACGAGGGCACCAATAGACGTCAAGGCCTATACGCCGGACGAGGTTAGGAGAATGCTCTCCAAGGGGCACCCCCTCATAATGGACGCGCTGGAGGACGGGAGGGTGCTCTACGCGGATGGGGAATATCTGGAAGAAATCCTTCGGGAGTTCAGAGAGGCGAAGAGGAGATTCCGGCGGTTTGAGAGAGGGTGGATTCGGGTTGAAGGGTGA
- a CDS encoding segregation and condensation protein A: MESRFEAEITPVDILLQLVQMGKVDPWNIDIVDLTENYLKMLREMRELDLRISARAILAASILVRMKTEALLSEEDKDEEEETEERVKVEVEPLAPPIRRSERYYTFDDLLEALMDALEEAERRKPKRREKEDIEEQVFVVDDFRVDIEKHVYRLHDIVVELYREKREPIKFWELVFDSNPKIVARTFLYLLFLSNMGKVDLIQEEPFGEILVVPLGGA; this comes from the coding sequence ATGGAATCCCGGTTTGAGGCGGAGATAACACCCGTTGATATACTGCTCCAGCTGGTTCAGATGGGAAAGGTCGACCCCTGGAACATCGACATAGTGGATTTAACCGAGAATTACCTGAAGATGCTCCGCGAGATGAGGGAGCTGGACCTCAGGATCTCCGCCAGGGCCATTCTGGCGGCTTCCATACTTGTCAGGATGAAAACCGAGGCACTGCTCAGCGAAGAGGATAAGGATGAAGAGGAGGAGACCGAAGAGCGCGTTAAGGTCGAGGTCGAACCTCTGGCCCCACCGATAAGGAGGAGCGAGCGCTACTACACCTTTGACGACCTGCTGGAGGCCTTAATGGACGCTCTGGAGGAGGCTGAGAGGAGGAAACCGAAGAGGAGGGAGAAGGAGGACATCGAGGAGCAGGTCTTCGTGGTGGACGATTTCCGCGTCGACATAGAGAAGCACGTCTACAGGCTCCACGACATCGTGGTGGAGCTTTACAGGGAGAAGAGGGAGCCGATAAAGTTCTGGGAGCTCGTCTTCGATTCAAACCCTAAGATAGTTGCGAGAACCTTCCTCTACCTCCTCTTCCTCTCAAACATGGGCAAGGTTGACCTAATTCAGGAGGAGCCCTTTGGGGAGATCCTGGTCGTTCCGCTCGGGGGCGCATAA
- a CDS encoding DUF5658 family protein has translation MKAGTGGLKYVLLFTAFSSADALTTWLGTRRGFAEANPVLAERLSSPLLFFGSFALFTLLGVVVIVLSLHLTKRVPAMGYFLDLFVALKALPVLNNVFVLAGLSPLELTVMTTAQWLLGFT, from the coding sequence ATGAAGGCCGGAACCGGGGGGTTAAAATACGTCCTCCTCTTCACGGCGTTTTCCTCTGCCGATGCCCTAACTACCTGGCTGGGCACCCGTAGAGGGTTCGCCGAGGCCAATCCGGTGCTGGCGGAGAGGCTGTCGAGTCCCCTCCTGTTTTTTGGCAGCTTTGCGCTCTTCACGCTCCTTGGAGTGGTGGTGATAGTGCTTTCCCTCCATCTAACTAAAAGGGTCCCGGCCATGGGCTACTTCCTTGATTTATTTGTGGCCCTGAAGGCCCTCCCCGTGCTGAACAATGTTTTTGTTCTCGCTGGCCTCTCCCCACTGGAGTTAACGGTGATGACAACGGCCCAATGGCTTTTGGGCTTCACATGA